The Cyanobacteria bacterium GSL.Bin1 DNA segment AGGGTTTGCGAGCTTAGTTAAAACAACTATGAGTGAAGTTGAACAGATGAAACATCATCTTACTGATCTGATTCGTCATCCCATTCATCAACTGCAATGAGTTCTTGAACGGGGTCTTGCATAGAAAAGCCAAACTCTAGGAGTTCATTTTTCCAGTAAGACCATTCATTTCCATAGAGGAGTGCAATTTTCCAGATGCTGTCAGTCGGTTTAAGCAGTTTGGAATCAATCAGTGACTGCACTTGACGTTGCAACTTCACCATGGGGTGAGCTACTTGCTTAGTCATAAATTCAATTCGCTTACAATAAATTTTGCAAATGCTACGTGTAGAACTTCTCTCCTTGTTATTCGTTCGCTCTCGCAGAGGGTTCAAGCTTAGAGAAGTCACTAATACTATTTATAGCGTAATTGGTACTCATTTGGCAAGAAATCGGGTTTAAAGATGCTTGCCTGGCGTTTTTGAAAAGAAAGATTGACCGAA contains these protein-coding regions:
- a CDS encoding DUF4327 family protein, which translates into the protein MTKQVAHPMVKLQRQVQSLIDSKLLKPTDSIWKIALLYGNEWSYWKNELLEFGFSMQDPVQELIAVDEWDDESDQ